The proteins below are encoded in one region of Peromyscus eremicus chromosome 10, PerEre_H2_v1, whole genome shotgun sequence:
- the LOC131920753 gene encoding prolyl-tRNA synthetase associated domain-containing protein 1: MALPELRAALEQRLGALAIRTEVVEHPEVFTVEEMMPHIQHLKGAHSKNLFLKDKKKKNYWLVTVLHDRQINLNDLGKQLGVRSGNLRFADETDMLAKLKVGQGCATPLALFCDDGDVKFVLDSAFLEGGHEKVYFHPMTNAATMGLSPEDFLVFVKATGHDPIILNFD, from the exons ATGGCGCTGCCCGAGCTGCGGGCGGCGTTGGAGCAGAGGCTCGGCGCCCTCGCCATCCGCACGGAGGTCGTGGAGCACCCCGAG GTGTTTACAGTTGAAGAAATGATGCCTCATATTCAACATTTGAAAGGAGCACATAGTAAGAACTTATTTCttaaagacaaaaagaagaaaaactactgGCTGGTGACAGTTCTTCATGACAGACAAATTAATTTAAATGATCTTGGCAAGCAGTTAGGAGTTCGGAGTGGAAATCTTCGGTTTGCTGATGAAACAGACATGCTAGCAAAACTAAAAGTTGGTCAAGGCTGTGCCACACCTTTGGCACTCTTTTGTGATGATGGAGATGTTAAGTTTGTTTTGGATTCAGCTTTTCTGGAAGGTGGACATGAAAAAGTATACTTTCATCCAATGACGAATGCTGCAACCATGGGACTGAGTCCTGAAGACTTTCTTGTATTTGTGAAGGCTACAGGACATGATCCCATAATTCTGAACTTTGATTAA